In Kordia antarctica, the following proteins share a genomic window:
- a CDS encoding COX15/CtaA family protein — protein MKDNKRVIYWLLTGCILIFIMVVVGGITRLTHSGLSISNYKLISGTIPPMNEIEWKEAFDLYKQYPEYQKLNNHFSLEDFKDIYFWEWLHRVIGRFIGLVFFVPFLYFLWKKQLSKATIKKSIILMILGGFQGFLGWYMVKSGLVDRPDVSHFRLAAHLTTAFITFAYTFWVALDLMYPTLKKVDLKFRKLLKWTLAILILQIIYGAFVAGLDAGFIHNYWPLMTDGKLIHETVYSEQPSFLANFYQGKSGVQFVHRYLAYIVVILIVIIWRKSKSMTINTLQQKGIYALLLLVGVQFILGVLTLVLNVPVILGVAHQVGAFFLLSAMTYTLHRFSK, from the coding sequence ATGAAAGATAACAAAAGAGTTATATACTGGTTGTTAACAGGTTGCATACTTATTTTCATCATGGTTGTCGTTGGTGGAATTACAAGATTGACACATTCTGGATTGTCCATTTCAAATTATAAACTTATTTCAGGCACCATTCCGCCAATGAATGAAATTGAATGGAAAGAAGCTTTTGATTTGTATAAGCAATATCCTGAGTATCAGAAATTAAACAATCACTTTTCATTAGAAGATTTTAAAGATATTTATTTTTGGGAATGGCTTCATCGTGTTATTGGACGCTTTATAGGACTCGTTTTCTTTGTACCGTTTTTATATTTTTTATGGAAGAAACAACTCAGCAAAGCAACTATAAAGAAATCGATTATATTAATGATTTTAGGCGGTTTTCAAGGATTTTTGGGTTGGTATATGGTAAAAAGTGGTTTGGTTGACAGACCAGATGTTTCACATTTTAGATTGGCGGCACATTTAACAACTGCCTTTATTACGTTTGCATATACATTTTGGGTTGCGTTAGATTTGATGTATCCGACACTAAAAAAAGTAGATTTAAAATTCAGAAAACTCCTAAAATGGACACTCGCCATATTAATACTTCAAATTATTTACGGAGCATTTGTCGCAGGATTAGACGCAGGTTTTATTCATAATTATTGGCCATTAATGACTGATGGAAAGTTGATTCATGAAACCGTTTACTCAGAACAACCTTCATTTTTAGCGAATTTTTATCAAGGAAAAAGTGGTGTTCAGTTTGTACATCGCTATTTGGCGTATATAGTTGTCATTCTTATTGTTATCATTTGGCGAAAGTCTAAAAGCATGACAATTAACACATTGCAACAGAAAGGAATTTACGCATTGTTGTTATTAGTTGGCGTACAATTTATCTTAGGCGTACTCACATTAGTACTGAATGTTCCCGTTATATTAGGTGTTGCACATCAGGTTGGTGCATTTTTCTTGCTTTCGGCTATGACGTACACGTTGCATCGATTTAGTAAATAA